A DNA window from Ctenopharyngodon idella isolate HZGC_01 chromosome 10, HZGC01, whole genome shotgun sequence contains the following coding sequences:
- the wu:fb55g09 gene encoding uncharacterized protein wu:fb55g09, with protein MLDTEKMCGRGMICQWEVYGNRPSIKETEKHKSESRRSNGGGKHKWHKWGRRPGRRAHYPEMRRNRARLSRWSGTVVSLRPANVQGNRAPGMRAPRNTNQFLMHEKYQMMHMRSDSVGTDSGSDCEMDFADMDSYLGVLENARGALLDSPDLPSPPTFYARQMNQCQQFSFFGFDQEESMQYFPSEDDVMQSEDFMQRDFKEFCDTVAPCI; from the coding sequence ATGCTAGACACTGAGAAAATGTGCGGAAGGGGCATGATATGCCAATGGGAGGTGTACGGCAACAGACCCTCCATCAAGGAGACGGAAAAACACAAGAGCGAGTCGAGGAGAAGCAACGGCGGTGGTAAACACAAGTGGCATAAATGGGGAAGGAGGCCAGGAAGAAGGGCGCACTATCCAGAAATGCGCAGAAATCGTGCGAGACTGTCCCGGTGGTCTGGCACTGTGGTCTCATTGCGTCCTGCCAATGTTCAAGGCAACCGAGCGCCTGGCATGAGGGCGCCCAGGAACACCAACCAGTTCCTCATGCATGAGAAATATCAGATGATGCATATGCGATCGGACTCCGTTGGCACTGACAGCGGGTCCGACTGCGAAATGGACTTTGCGGATATGGACTCGTACCTGGGTGTGCTGGAGAACGCTAGAGGCGCACTGTTGGACAGTCCAGATCTGCCTTCGCCACCCACATTTTACGCACGACAGATGAACCAATGCCAGCAGTTTTCCTTCTTCGGCTTTGATCAAGAGGAAAGCATGCAGTATTTCCCATCAGAAGACGATGTGATGCAGAGTGAAGACTTCATGCAAAGGGACTTCAAAGAATTCTGTGACACTGTGGCACCATGTATTTAG
- the nisch gene encoding nischarin isoform X2, whose amino-acid sequence MDAPHLSEQSPEKRVRIVGSELVDNYTVYVIELKVGDHSWTVKHRYSDFHDLHEKLTVEKKIDKHLLPPKKIIGKNSKSLVEKRQKELEVYLQTLLSRFPAATPKVLSNFLLFHLYEINGIAAALAEELFHKGEQLLAAGEVFLLRPLQLYAVTQQLKLAKPTCANGDAKADLGHILDFTCRLKYLKIPGMKTAVGTSNIEEQSLPFDLSIFKSLLQIEISDCDAGQIKGLPSLKPTLATLTIHLSAGSMKEILVPEASEFAQWEPEGVDTDCPVTAIIPKWKMLTTLDMSRNFIRCIDESVKLIPEVEFLDLSHNELSVVENLQHLYNLVHLDLSFNKLTVLECVHTKLGNIKTLNLSGNQLETLSGLSKLYSLVNLDLSSNKLAQLDEIKHIGTLPCLEKLTLAHNPMCIIPDYRTKVLAQFCDRASEVCLDGTTTTEKELDTVEVLKAIQKAKVAKDRMANNDKKV is encoded by the exons ATGGACGCGCCGCATCTGTCAGAGCAGAGTCCGGAGAAACGCGTCCGCATCGTGGGATCCGAGCTGGTGGACAATTACACG GTTTACGTCATAGAGCTGAAGGTTGGAGATCACAGTTGGACGGTCAAACACCGTTACAGCGACTTTCACGATTTGCACGAAAAA CTCACTGTGGAGAAGAAGATCGATAAACATCTGCTGCCGCCCAAAAAGATCATCGGCAAAAACTCCAAAAGCCTTGTTGAGAAGCGTCAAAAGGAGCTGGAAGTTTATCTCCAAACACTCCTGAGCAGATTCCCAGCAGCGACTCCCAAAGTCCTATCTAACTTTTTGCTTTTTCACTTATAT GAAATCAATGGAATCGCTGCTGCCCTGGCTGAAGAGCTCTTTCATAAGG GTGAGCAATTGTTGGCTGCAGGTGAGGTGTTTCTGCTCAGACCGCTCCAGCTGTACGCCGTCACACAGCAGCTGAAACTCGCCAAGCCCACCTGTGCCAACGGAGATGCCAAAGCCGACCTCGGACACATCCTGGACTTCACCTGCCGCCTCAAGTACCTCAAG ATCCCTGGAATGAAAACAGCGGTGGGGACGAGTAACATCGAGGAGCAGAGCCTTCCGTTTGACCTGTCCATCTTTAAATCACTGCTCCAGATTGAG ATCAGTGATTGCGATGCTGGACAGATCAAAGGTCTGCCTTCCCTAAAGCCCACGCTGGCCACGCTCACCATACACCTCTCTGCTGGCAGTATGAAG GAAATCTTAGTTCCTGAAGCGTCTGAATTTGCACAGTGGGAACCTGAGGGTGTGGATACGGACTGTCCCGTGACGGCGATTATTCCCAAGTGGAAGATGCTCACCACTCTGGACATGAGCCGAAACTTCATACGCTGCATCGATGAGTCTGTG AAACTGATTCCTGAAGTTGAATTTCTTGATCTCAGCCATAATGAGTTGTCTGTAGTGGAAAACCTCCAG CATTTGTACAACCTGGTCCATCTGGATCTGTCCTTCAACAAACTCACCGTCCTGGAGTGCGTTCACACTAAACTTGGCAATATCAAGACTTTGAATCTGTCTGGGAATCAGCTGGAGACGCTCTCCGGCCTCAGTAAACTTTACTCCTTGGTTAACCTGGACTTAAGCAGCAACAAATTAGCACAG CTGGATGAAATTAAACACATCGGCACTCTTCCCTGTCTGGAGAAACTGACTCTGGCTCATAACCCCATGTGCATCATCCCAGATTACAGGACTAAAGTTCTGGCCCAGTTCTGCGACAGGGCCTCTGAG GTGTGTTTGGATGGTACGACCACCACGGAGAAAGAGCTCGACACGGTGGAGGTGCTGAAAGCCATTCAGAAAGCCAAAGTGGCCAAAGACCGAATGGCAAACAATGACAAAAag GTGTGA
- the nisch gene encoding nischarin isoform X1, whose protein sequence is MDAPHLSEQSPEKRVRIVGSELVDNYTVYVIELKVGDHSWTVKHRYSDFHDLHEKLTVEKKIDKHLLPPKKIIGKNSKSLVEKRQKELEVYLQTLLSRFPAATPKVLSNFLLFHLYEINGIAAALAEELFHKGEQLLAAGEVFLLRPLQLYAVTQQLKLAKPTCANGDAKADLGHILDFTCRLKYLKIPGMKTAVGTSNIEEQSLPFDLSIFKSLLQIEISDCDAGQIKGLPSLKPTLATLTIHLSAGSMKEILVPEASEFAQWEPEGVDTDCPVTAIIPKWKMLTTLDMSRNFIRCIDESVKLIPEVEFLDLSHNELSVVENLQHLYNLVHLDLSFNKLTVLECVHTKLGNIKTLNLSGNQLETLSGLSKLYSLVNLDLSSNKLAQLDEIKHIGTLPCLEKLTLAHNPMCIIPDYRTKVLAQFCDRASEVCLDGTTTTEKELDTVEVLKAIQKAKVAKDRMANNDKKVSDVPGQAASGQQSSSSSLVAPPSSSSPSLSRSTCSSQEITTCTEKAFITKEILTHVDSTITQRCYDVYSSACEVNPQVKTQVDSSLSLEVTFESSSCCCEEEWKPWTTSLLNLFVPPTLLSYTTTNQEFTNQLSAHISQANREESSPIPCKTNSLEGKDQGSPQSGDGYFEMTLDGTNEIMGCSSSSTVQEKGPDDVKRESADDHVKIVAWSLCISVGEVLSQWPSCLVATDSSLVVFHPRSEEPVSNLEELMENLEIDLVVLYTNIETFQFDIPEVCVSLKVKSSNTRWFFFSDAQSLKEMHSCISPHVDQTNEQILNSNTQMFIRQFLNSWDFEESDESVKGGHLVHFLNLDPSTSDKNVINNPQFPKNSVPSDVLSQISLFESDQDQTSNPMILFLTSRHLCVLKVDFVALSSRDSSEASVMRSCSKVTRIPLSFTLLDPKQKCSCRAVSNSRRFYDDHVVELMAGHELLSVVFALPQDKFTFLQEFIRLRSNLREIKTIALQHTKKGHLKVHSCPAPATTTKRIPTSSVPQEVPRPHLTLSLLYPAKSLIQQLMEDNQCPSHLSLSSSLLLISSLKGDQLVHFFHNNIAEVENEELKHILWTSVLFYRSPDVETTACVLLSTRAIYFILEDTASSLTNQSMMWTWQPSEHKDTDFLISFCFTLKLKDLQSVNVGLFDQYFRVVGPSADHIISCLTRDGYGTHRFLQQLMLVLSLLEKVPSPEPSELDFYSQFGNKSTGKMENYELVHSSKVKFVYPSEEEIGDLTFIVAERKTPQAPSHSFNILLYVLVFQVHVVPGQTSQNRTVLQPKTLILTSTDVFLLDEDHISYPLPEFAKEPPQRDKYRLTDARRIRDLDRVLMGYQTYPQALTLVFDDVPGPDLLCHLTMDHFADADRKGDRTRGAGGAEGEVQWCIFVPGADSRERLISLLARQWEALCSRELPVELTG, encoded by the exons ATGGACGCGCCGCATCTGTCAGAGCAGAGTCCGGAGAAACGCGTCCGCATCGTGGGATCCGAGCTGGTGGACAATTACACG GTTTACGTCATAGAGCTGAAGGTTGGAGATCACAGTTGGACGGTCAAACACCGTTACAGCGACTTTCACGATTTGCACGAAAAA CTCACTGTGGAGAAGAAGATCGATAAACATCTGCTGCCGCCCAAAAAGATCATCGGCAAAAACTCCAAAAGCCTTGTTGAGAAGCGTCAAAAGGAGCTGGAAGTTTATCTCCAAACACTCCTGAGCAGATTCCCAGCAGCGACTCCCAAAGTCCTATCTAACTTTTTGCTTTTTCACTTATAT GAAATCAATGGAATCGCTGCTGCCCTGGCTGAAGAGCTCTTTCATAAGG GTGAGCAATTGTTGGCTGCAGGTGAGGTGTTTCTGCTCAGACCGCTCCAGCTGTACGCCGTCACACAGCAGCTGAAACTCGCCAAGCCCACCTGTGCCAACGGAGATGCCAAAGCCGACCTCGGACACATCCTGGACTTCACCTGCCGCCTCAAGTACCTCAAG ATCCCTGGAATGAAAACAGCGGTGGGGACGAGTAACATCGAGGAGCAGAGCCTTCCGTTTGACCTGTCCATCTTTAAATCACTGCTCCAGATTGAG ATCAGTGATTGCGATGCTGGACAGATCAAAGGTCTGCCTTCCCTAAAGCCCACGCTGGCCACGCTCACCATACACCTCTCTGCTGGCAGTATGAAG GAAATCTTAGTTCCTGAAGCGTCTGAATTTGCACAGTGGGAACCTGAGGGTGTGGATACGGACTGTCCCGTGACGGCGATTATTCCCAAGTGGAAGATGCTCACCACTCTGGACATGAGCCGAAACTTCATACGCTGCATCGATGAGTCTGTG AAACTGATTCCTGAAGTTGAATTTCTTGATCTCAGCCATAATGAGTTGTCTGTAGTGGAAAACCTCCAG CATTTGTACAACCTGGTCCATCTGGATCTGTCCTTCAACAAACTCACCGTCCTGGAGTGCGTTCACACTAAACTTGGCAATATCAAGACTTTGAATCTGTCTGGGAATCAGCTGGAGACGCTCTCCGGCCTCAGTAAACTTTACTCCTTGGTTAACCTGGACTTAAGCAGCAACAAATTAGCACAG CTGGATGAAATTAAACACATCGGCACTCTTCCCTGTCTGGAGAAACTGACTCTGGCTCATAACCCCATGTGCATCATCCCAGATTACAGGACTAAAGTTCTGGCCCAGTTCTGCGACAGGGCCTCTGAG GTGTGTTTGGATGGTACGACCACCACGGAGAAAGAGCTCGACACGGTGGAGGTGCTGAAAGCCATTCAGAAAGCCAAAGTGGCCAAAGACCGAATGGCAAACAATGACAAAAag GTGAGTGACGTCCCAGGGCAGGCCGCCAGCGGGCAGCAGTCCTCTTCGTCCTCTCTCGTCGCGCCgccctcctcttcctcccccTCTTTGTCCCGTTCCACCTGCTCCAGTCAAG AAATAACTACTTGTACAGAAAAAGCTTTTATTACCAAAGAGATATTAACTCATGTGGATTCTACAATTACCCAGAGATGCTATGATGTTTACAGCTCGGCCTGTGAGGTCAACCCGCAG GTGAAAACTCAAGTTGATTCCAGTTTATCTTTGGAGGTCACCTTTGAGAGCAG CTCCTGTTGCTGTGAAGAGGAGTGGAAACCTTGGACCACAAGTCTTTTGAATCTCTTTGTGCCTCCTACTTTACTGTCCTACACTACCACCAACCAGGAGTTTACCAACCAACTTTCTGCTCACATCAGCCAGGCTAACAGAGAAGAATCATCCCCGATACCTTGCAAAACCAATTCTCTGGAGGGCAAGGACCAAGGCAGCCCTCAATCGGGGGATGGGTACTTTGAGATGACTCTAGATGGCACCAACGAGATCATGGGTTGTTCCTCTTCATCTACAGTTCAGGAAAAGGGACCAGATGATGTGAAGAGAGAATCTGCAGATGATCATGTAAAAATCGTAGCTTGGTCTCTTTGCATCAGTGTTGGAGAAGTTTTGAGTCAGTGGCCATCTTGTTTGGTGGCAACTGACAGCTCGCTTGTGGTTTTCCACCCACGGTCAGAAGAGCCAGTGAGTAACTTGGAGGAACTAATGGAGAACcttgagattgacttggttgtGCTGTACACCAACATTGAGACCTTCCAGTTTGATATTCCAGAGGTTTGTGTCTCCTTGAAGGTGAAGTCAAGCAATACACGATGGTTCTTTTTCTCAGATGCCCAAAGTCTGAAGGAGATGCACTCTTGCATTAGCCCTCATGTGGACCAAACTAACGAACAAATTTTGAACTCTAACACTCAGATGTTCATCCGACAGTTTCTGAACTCTTGGGACTTTGAGGAAAGCGATGAAAGCGTAAAAGGTGGACACTTGGTCCATTTCCTTAATCTAGACCCATCTACCTCCGACAAGAACGTCATAAACAACCCACAATTTCCAAAGAACTCAGTACCCTCAGATGTTTTATCCCAAATCAGCCTGTTTGAAAGTGATCAGGACCAAACCTCCAATCCCATGATCCTCTTCCTTACCTCTCGGCACCTTTGCGTTCTCAAGGTAGACTTTGTCGCTCTGTCGTCCCGGGACTCTTCGGAAGCGAGTGTGATGCGGAGCTGCTCCAAAGTAACCCGTATCCCGCTCTCGTTCACACTCCTCGACCCAAAGCAGAAATGTTCTTGTAGAGCCGTCTCAAATTCTCGGCGTTTCTATGATGACCATGTCGTAGAACTGATGGCAGGTCACGAGCTCCTGTCTGTTGTTTTTGCCCTTCCACAAGACAAGTTTACCTTCCTGCAAGAGTTCATACGGCTTCGATCCAATCTGCGGGAAATTAAGACCATCGCCCTGCAGCACACCAAGAAAGGACACTTGAAAGTGCACAGTTGTCCCGCTCCGGCTACAACCACCAAAAGAATACCTACCAGCAG cgtCCCTCAGGAAGTGCCAAGGCCCCATCTGACCCTGTCTCTGCTGTATCCAGCCAAATCTCTCATTCAGCAGCTGATGGAGGACAACCAATGTCCCTCACACCTCTCACTTTCCTCATCATTACTCCTCATCTCATCTCTCAAAGGAGACCAGCTTGTTCACTTCTTCCACAACAATATTGCTGAG GTGGAGAATGAGGAGCTGAAACACATCCTGTGGACATCGGTGCTCTTCTACAGATCTCCTGACGTAGAGACAACCGCCTGTGTCCTGCTGTCCACCAGAGCCATCTACTTCATcctggaggacacggcgtcctcGCTCACCAACCAATCAA TGATGTGGACCTGGCAACCATCCGAGCACAAGGACACCGATTTCCTCATCTCCTTCTGCTTCACCCTTAAACTGAAGGACCTGCAGAGCGTCAACGTGGGCTTGTTTGATCAGTACTTTCGAGTCGTCG GGCCCTCTGCTGATCACATCATTTCCTGTCTGACCCGTGACGGTTACGGCACACATCGCTTCCTGCAGCAGCTGATGCTGGTTTTGTCCTTGCTGGAGAAAGTTCCCTCTCCTGAACCTTCTGAGCTGGATTTCTACTCACAGTTTGGAAACAAAAGCACAG GTAAAATGGAGAACTACGAGCTGGTCCACTCCAGCAAGGTGAAGTTTGTATACCCAAGCGAGGAAGAAATCGGAGACCTCACCTTCATCGTGGCGGAGAGAAAGACCCCGCAGGCGCCGTCTCACTCCTTCAACATCCTTTTGTACGTACTGGTGTTCCAGGTCCACGTCGTTCCAGGCCAAACCAGCCAGAACCGGACCGTCCTACAACCCAAGACTCTTATACTCACCAGCACAGATGTCTTCCTCCTGGATGAAGACCACATCAGCTACCCGCTACCTGAATTCGCAAAAGAGCCGCCGCAAAGAGACAAATACCGTCTCACGGATGCCCGGCGGATTCGTGACCTGGACCGCGTGCTAATGGGCTACCAGACTTACCCGCAAGCCCTCACGCTGGTGTTCGACGACGTTCCCGGACCGGATCTTTTGTGCCACCTTACCATGGACCATTTTGCGGATGCCGACAGGAAGGGCGACAGGACACGGGGGGCTGGAGGAGCCGAGGGTGAAGTGCAGTGGTGTATTTTTGTACCGGGTGCGGACAGCAGGGAGCGGCTGATATCGCTCCTGGCTCGCCAGTGGGAGGCGCTATGTAGCCGAGAGCTGCCGGTAGAGCTAACAGGCTAA